The following proteins are encoded in a genomic region of Thermococcus pacificus:
- a CDS encoding Lrp/AsnC family transcriptional regulator — protein MEEKTALTPRQLRLLRKFYEDGKTIEVHTVEKTQDELAEELGITRQALSNHLKVLKELGYIRTGRGFIDLTDKALDLLGEKKGDVFVFVRIEPTKRRNVYEAIKNLKIKKIYRVTGDIDLIIEADKTRLDEILEEISSLDGVKETITHIVLEVL, from the coding sequence ATGGAGGAGAAAACTGCACTCACCCCCAGGCAGCTCAGGCTTCTGAGAAAGTTCTACGAGGACGGCAAGACCATAGAGGTGCACACCGTCGAAAAGACCCAGGACGAGCTCGCGGAGGAGCTCGGGATAACCAGACAGGCCCTCAGCAACCACCTCAAGGTTCTCAAAGAACTTGGATACATAAGAACGGGCAGGGGCTTCATAGACCTAACCGACAAGGCCCTTGACCTGCTTGGCGAAAAGAAGGGTGATGTATTCGTTTTCGTCAGGATAGAGCCCACCAAGAGGAGGAACGTCTACGAGGCCATAAAGAACCTCAAGATAAAGAAGATATACCGCGTCACCGGCGACATCGATCTGATCATCGAAGCGGACAAAACGAGGCTGGACGAGATACTCGAGGAGATATCTTCACTCGACGGAGTCAAGGAGACCATCACCCACATCGTCCTTGAGGTTCTCTGA
- the engB gene encoding GTP-binding protein EngB, which produces MRDMIIFAGRSNVGKSTLIFRLTGKWVKRGKRPGVTRKPTEVNWRGKIIVDMPGFGFMSGVPKRVQEKVKDEIVRFIEEKADEIELAVLVVDGKAAPEIIERWEKRGEIPIDVEFYQFLRELNIPTIVAVNKLDKIKNLQRTINFLAEKFGVPPSEINETFVPISAKFGKNLDKLRLTMEKKLKEGREKPSENLKDDVGDGLLDSVE; this is translated from the coding sequence GTGAGAGACATGATAATCTTCGCGGGACGTTCAAACGTTGGTAAGAGTACGCTCATATTCCGTTTAACCGGAAAGTGGGTCAAGCGCGGAAAGCGGCCCGGAGTGACGAGAAAACCCACCGAGGTGAACTGGAGGGGGAAGATAATAGTCGACATGCCGGGCTTCGGCTTCATGAGCGGTGTTCCGAAGAGGGTTCAGGAGAAAGTCAAAGATGAGATAGTGCGCTTCATAGAGGAGAAAGCGGACGAGATAGAGCTTGCCGTTCTTGTGGTGGACGGCAAAGCCGCGCCGGAGATAATCGAGCGCTGGGAGAAGCGCGGGGAGATACCCATCGACGTCGAGTTCTATCAGTTCCTCCGGGAGCTCAACATACCGACGATAGTAGCCGTGAACAAGCTTGACAAGATAAAGAACCTCCAGAGGACGATAAACTTCCTGGCGGAGAAGTTTGGGGTTCCGCCTTCCGAAATCAACGAGACCTTCGTGCCGATATCTGCAAAGTTCGGGAAGAACCTGGATAAACTCAGGCTGACGATGGAGAAGAAGCTGAAGGAGGGCAGAGAAAAGCCCTCAGAGAACCTCAAGGACGATGTGGGTGATGGTCTCCTTGACTCCGTCGAGTGA
- a CDS encoding ribonucleoside-triphosphate reductase produces MEFKEEIGKALEGDGLWTVVTFKTPHGPGITLEKLAEAAESAGWRITFRANWWTADIPYGLARLDLRKNGREKILLGKWILGSKCELISLENMSLERGRDEFFRMVDSITSTLIHDPVIRTMREQY; encoded by the coding sequence ATGGAGTTTAAGGAGGAGATAGGTAAGGCCCTCGAGGGGGACGGCCTCTGGACGGTCGTCACGTTCAAGACGCCCCATGGTCCGGGGATTACACTGGAAAAGCTCGCCGAGGCCGCTGAGAGCGCCGGCTGGAGGATAACCTTCCGTGCCAACTGGTGGACCGCTGACATACCCTACGGTCTGGCCAGGCTGGACCTGAGAAAGAACGGCAGGGAGAAGATACTCCTGGGGAAGTGGATACTCGGCAGCAAGTGCGAGCTGATAAGCCTGGAGAACATGTCCCTCGAGAGGGGACGCGATGAGTTCTTCCGCATGGTGGACAGCATAACCTCCACTCTGATCCACGACCCCGTCATAAGGACGATGAGGGAGCAGTACTGA
- a CDS encoding preprotein translocase subunit Sec61beta, producing MAKEKTTLPPTGAGLMRFFDEDTKAIKIGPKGVIALTLILVAFEILLHTFGPQIFG from the coding sequence ATGGCAAAGGAAAAGACGACCCTGCCACCGACGGGAGCTGGATTGATGAGGTTCTTCGACGAGGACACGAAGGCAATAAAGATCGGGCCTAAGGGAGTCATCGCCCTGACGCTTATACTGGTTGCCTTTGAGATACTCCTCCACACCTTTGGTCCCCAGATCTTCGGCTAA
- a CDS encoding Clp1/GlmU family protein, with protein MNKATYTTDVPGDRLSLLETLSSRQRPTKVMLIGGTDSGKTTLLTFLANGLIERGLRVAIVDSDVGQKGVLPPAAISLAFPEGPFSNPSELRGAAHYFIGTTSPGQYAGEMAVGVKRLVDIAIKSADIVLIDTTGFVTGPGAEMKRLKAELVRPDIVVFLEKGGELEHLRNLLAPYGEILRLPVSPKVRAYSREERREIRGKKWRAYFAASTPVDVDLREVIPGGTSLFQGRPLTPEEVELLSSAFGWLVLAGWKGGRYTVVKSDVESSPRHYDRFALHAVDFEKLSNLLVGFIDGDGLCLGVGILKWISFSARKAQVLTPLSPEEVSKAVELRFGRIRVLENGEELGLLRRDEL; from the coding sequence ATGAACAAAGCGACCTACACCACGGACGTTCCAGGGGACAGGCTCTCCCTGCTGGAAACACTCTCTTCCCGCCAGAGACCGACCAAAGTAATGCTCATCGGCGGAACGGACAGCGGAAAGACAACCCTCCTCACGTTCCTCGCCAACGGCCTCATTGAGAGAGGACTGAGGGTCGCCATAGTGGACAGCGATGTGGGTCAGAAGGGAGTACTCCCCCCCGCGGCTATCAGCCTTGCCTTCCCTGAAGGGCCTTTCTCCAACCCCAGTGAGCTGAGGGGAGCGGCTCACTACTTCATAGGCACAACCTCCCCCGGGCAGTACGCTGGAGAGATGGCCGTTGGCGTAAAGAGACTCGTTGACATCGCCATCAAATCAGCAGACATCGTCCTGATAGATACTACCGGCTTCGTTACAGGCCCGGGTGCCGAGATGAAGCGCCTCAAGGCTGAACTCGTGAGGCCCGATATCGTGGTCTTCCTGGAGAAAGGGGGTGAACTCGAACATCTGCGGAACCTTCTCGCGCCTTACGGCGAAATACTCCGGCTCCCGGTCAGTCCGAAGGTCAGGGCTTACTCCAGAGAGGAGCGCAGGGAGATCCGGGGGAAAAAGTGGCGGGCGTACTTCGCGGCCTCCACTCCTGTGGATGTCGATCTGAGGGAGGTCATTCCAGGGGGCACGTCCCTCTTCCAGGGCAGACCTTTGACCCCTGAAGAAGTGGAGCTCCTTTCTTCTGCATTCGGCTGGCTTGTCCTGGCCGGCTGGAAGGGAGGGCGATACACCGTCGTCAAATCCGACGTTGAGTCCTCCCCAAGGCACTACGACCGCTTTGCCCTCCATGCCGTTGATTTTGAAAAGCTGAGCAACCTGCTTGTGGGCTTCATTGATGGGGATGGCCTTTGCCTTGGCGTAGGTATACTGAAGTGGATAAGCTTCAGCGCGAGAAAGGCGCAGGTTTTAACTCCCCTCTCCCCCGAGGAGGTGAGCAAAGCCGTGGAACTCCGCTTCGGCCGCATAAGGGTCCTTGAAAACGGCGAGGAGCTGGGCCTCCTCCGGAGGGATGAGCTGTAG
- a CDS encoding OB-fold nucleic acid binding domain-containing protein — translation MKKRLPASRVYIMDIINGYFVKSEGDFEPNYLITRDARKVYRVKVVATVVREPAISEDETYGKFQIDDGTGTIWVLGFREDTRFIRLVKKGDLVQIIGKISEWRDDKQILVEGISKVEPNMWILHRFETLKEKVEHAKKAKIAFEIYDKYGVTAKAKVIAKNKGVSEDMLLTIDELYTMMLEQRSAEEALFEEEISEEISEEEEAPTNPELEKAKNAVLELLKEKEKALSHKFIVKKLSKDFSEELIEEAITQLLAEGEIYEPEIGYYEPL, via the coding sequence ATGAAGAAGCGCCTCCCAGCGAGCAGGGTCTACATCATGGACATCATTAACGGTTACTTCGTCAAGAGCGAGGGCGACTTTGAGCCGAACTACCTGATAACCAGGGACGCAAGGAAGGTCTACCGCGTCAAGGTGGTCGCGACGGTGGTTAGGGAGCCGGCGATAAGCGAGGATGAGACCTACGGCAAGTTCCAGATTGACGATGGAACCGGAACCATCTGGGTGCTCGGCTTCCGCGAGGACACGCGCTTCATCAGACTCGTGAAGAAGGGCGACCTCGTCCAGATAATCGGGAAGATCAGTGAGTGGCGCGACGACAAGCAGATTCTCGTTGAGGGCATATCCAAGGTGGAGCCGAACATGTGGATACTCCACCGCTTCGAGACCCTCAAGGAAAAAGTCGAGCACGCTAAAAAGGCCAAGATAGCGTTCGAGATATACGACAAGTACGGCGTCACCGCTAAGGCCAAGGTCATAGCCAAGAACAAAGGGGTAAGTGAGGATATGCTCCTCACCATAGACGAACTCTACACCATGATGCTGGAGCAGAGGAGCGCGGAGGAGGCTCTCTTTGAGGAAGAGATTTCGGAGGAGATTTCGGAAGAGGAGGAGGCCCCCACGAACCCGGAGCTTGAGAAGGCCAAGAATGCCGTCTTAGAGCTGCTCAAGGAAAAGGAAAAGGCGCTCTCACACAAGTTCATAGTCAAGAAGCTCTCCAAGGACTTCAGTGAGGAGCTCATCGAGGAAGCCATAACCCAGCTCCTGGCGGAGGGCGAGATATACGAGCCGGAGATCGGCTACTACGAGCCGCTCTGA
- a CDS encoding 30S ribosomal protein S6e has product MATFKLVISNPKNGIAKQVEISGEEAEKLIGKRIGDEVPASELGLNLTEIFGEEIPGDAKLRITGGTDKDGFAMRPDVHGPRRVKILVSRGPGFRPKERGERRKKTVRGNTISPEIVQVNMKLIF; this is encoded by the coding sequence ATGGCCACTTTCAAGCTTGTTATATCCAACCCGAAGAACGGCATAGCCAAGCAGGTAGAGATAAGCGGAGAAGAGGCTGAGAAGCTCATAGGAAAGCGCATAGGCGATGAAGTTCCTGCGAGCGAGCTCGGACTCAACCTCACCGAGATATTCGGCGAGGAGATTCCGGGCGACGCGAAGCTCAGGATAACCGGCGGAACCGACAAGGACGGCTTCGCCATGAGGCCCGACGTTCACGGCCCGAGGAGGGTCAAGATCCTCGTCTCCCGCGGCCCTGGCTTCAGGCCCAAGGAGCGCGGTGAGAGGAGGAAGAAGACCGTCAGGGGCAACACCATCAGCCCCGAGATCGTTCAGGTCAACATGAAGCTCATCTTCTGA
- a CDS encoding geranylgeranylglycerol-phosphate geranylgeranyltransferase, which translates to MEFKAFIEITRPHNCLLAGIVGVLGSIVAVGDIPAPRTALLVFLVVVLGCAGGNTINDYFDYEIDKINRPERPLPRGAMSRRTALYYSLALFAVGLSLAALINIYAFTIALVAYVMMFLYAWKLKPLPFVGNLTVAALTAATPLYGAVAVEHLGLAGYLAVCAFLVNVAREVIKDIEDVEGDVAKGARTLPILWGNKKAARVGALFAVLTVAASFLPVKAGVGLGYYAMVPVDLIILYAAYLILRSQDRETAHRSQKLLKISIFLAVMAFLVAALV; encoded by the coding sequence ATGGAATTCAAGGCCTTCATCGAGATAACCAGGCCCCACAACTGCCTCCTCGCAGGGATAGTCGGGGTTCTCGGCTCCATAGTGGCCGTCGGCGACATCCCTGCCCCACGGACAGCGCTCCTGGTCTTTTTGGTGGTCGTCCTCGGTTGCGCCGGAGGAAACACCATCAACGACTACTTCGACTACGAGATAGACAAGATCAACCGGCCGGAGAGGCCCCTCCCGAGAGGTGCAATGAGCAGAAGGACAGCCCTCTACTATTCGCTGGCCCTGTTTGCCGTTGGCCTTTCTCTGGCGGCTCTGATAAACATCTACGCCTTCACCATTGCGTTGGTGGCTTACGTCATGATGTTCCTCTACGCCTGGAAGCTCAAACCCCTCCCCTTCGTGGGGAACCTCACCGTGGCGGCTCTGACGGCGGCGACGCCGCTCTACGGTGCCGTTGCGGTTGAACACCTCGGTCTTGCTGGTTATCTTGCGGTATGCGCCTTCCTCGTCAACGTCGCGAGGGAGGTCATCAAGGACATCGAGGACGTGGAGGGGGACGTCGCCAAGGGCGCCAGGACGCTCCCTATACTCTGGGGAAATAAGAAAGCCGCCCGCGTGGGGGCTCTCTTTGCGGTGCTCACCGTTGCGGCCTCTTTCCTCCCGGTTAAAGCCGGGGTCGGGCTCGGCTACTATGCCATGGTGCCGGTCGATTTGATAATCCTCTACGCTGCGTACCTGATACTCCGCTCCCAGGACAGGGAGACCGCTCACAGGTCGCAGAAGTTGCTCAAAATCAGCATATTCCTTGCGGTAATGGCTTTCCTGGTTGCGGCACTGGTCTAA